The region GCAGTGGCGTCATACTGCCCAGCAGTACGAAGCTTAGATCTTGCCGACCAGGTCCAGGGACGGAGCCAGGGTCGCTTCGCCTTCTTTCCACTTGGCCGGGCACACTTCGCCCGGGTGGTTGCGGACGTACTGGGCGGCTTTCACTTTGCGCAGCAGGTCGGAGGCGTCGCGACCGATGCCTTCAGCGGTGATTTCAACGGCTTGAATGATGCCGTCCGGGTCAACGATGAAGGTGCCGCGGTTGGCCAGGCCCTGGTCTTCGCGCATCACTTCGAAGTTACGGGTTACGAGGCCGGTCGGGTCGCCGATCATGGTGTACTTGATCTTGGCGATGGTGTCGGAGGCGTCGTGCCACGCTTTGTGGGTGAAGTGGGTGTCGGTGGAGACGGAGTAGATTTCCACGCCCAGCTTCTGGAATTCTTCGTAGTGGTCAGCCACGTCGCCCAGTTCGGTCGGGCAGACGAAGGTGAAATCGGCCGGGTAGAAGAAGAATACAGACCACTGGCCTTTGATGTCGGCGTCGCTGACGTCGATGAACTTGCCGTCCTTGAACGCAGACGCTTTGAACGGTTTGACTTCGGTATTGATCACAGACATGTCGTAACTCCTTCGCTGAATGTGTCCGGATGACAGGACCTACAATAGCCCTGGTCCGCCGATACTTATAATGGATTAGCGGTATCGACGTGATTGATTCTCTCTATAGTAACGTGAAAGTCAAAGCCTCACGCAATCAGTGCTGATAGATCGCCGTCCAGCAACCGCTGCAGATCTTCCACCAGCTGCTCGGAACGGGCCATGATCTCGCCCCATTCGCGAATACGCTGTGCGTCCGACAGGCGACTGAAGTCACGCCGGTCGGGAATACGGCCTTGCGGCAGGCTGGCCACCCACTGCGCGGACGGGCACAGCATCACCACATTGTCATAGTGGCGCGGATTCGGTTTGCGCCAGCGCAAGCTTTTGTCGAACCAGCCCGGCACCACTTGGCTGTAGAAGTGCGGATAGAGCACCAGACCGTCATCGCAAAACGGGATGTCGAAGTGGTAATCGGTGATGCCGCCGTCGTAGTACAAGCCCGGCGTGGCGCCGGGAATATCAGCGATACCGGCCAGCACCAACGGAATGGCGCCGGACGCCAACACGGCTGGCCGCAGGTTGTCCTCGTTCAAGGCCACCACCTGAGTGGGCAGGTCGTGAAGCTGGCGGAACGGGGCGCTGGCGCCAGGCGCTTCGAACAACGTGCGTTCGTAGAACGCTCCCAGACTGCGGCGGCTGACCGCGTTGGCGGTGGCGGTCATGAGTAGACCGGCCATCTGCGCAGCGCGATTGAGTGAGGCGTTGAGGCCCTTGGCGCGGCAGGCGATCAAGTTGAGCTTGATCACCGGGTTGTTGATCACCGCCGCCACCGCCTCGGCATCCGGCAGCACCACATCCAACAGGCCGTGGGTGTGGCGGGTGATGTCGTCAAAACTCATGCCCGGCGCATAGCAGATGTGCTGATAGCCCTCGGCAAATCGGCGCGAGGCCGCTGCCGGATCGCGCTGGGCAAAGCAGCTAAAGCGCCAGGCACCAGCCGAGCTGCCGATCAGGTGCAGCGGTGTTTGCCGGTCGGCAAAGAACTCGCCGAATAGGAACTCGTCGAGCCGCGCCATCGACAGCCACTTGGGACCGCCGCTGGCACCGACCATGACGCGGATGTCTTCCGCGCGCAGGCCGTTCTGCTCGATGTGGGCGCGGGCCTTGGCTCCGGCAATGACACGCAGTGCTGAGGCCATCAGCGCACTTCCATGCCCGGTTGGGCGCCGTCATCGGGGCTGAGCAGGAACAAGTCGCTGCCGCCCGGGCCGGCGGCCAGCACCATGCCTTCCGACAGGCCGAATTTCATCTTGCGCGGCGCTAGGTTGGCGACCATCACCGTCAACCGGCCGACCAGGTCTTCCGGTGCGTATTTGGCCTTGATGCCGGCGAACACGTTGCGGGTGTGCGGCTCGCCCACGTCCAGCGTCAGTCGAAGCAGCTTGTCGGCGCCTTCCACCGCTTCGGCGTTAACGATGCGCGCCACCCGCAGCTGCACCTTGAGGAAGTCGTCGATGCTGATGTGTTGGTCAGCCTCATCTGTGTCTGGCTGTGCTGACTTTGGCGCTTGCTCCGCGGCGGCGGCCGCCTCCGGGACGTCCTCGCGGGAGGCTGCCAGCAGCGCGTCGATTTGCTTGCTGTCGATGCGCGCCATCATGTTGCTGAAGCGCTCAATGGCATGATCGCCGAGCAGGGTGTTGGCGTCGGCCCACGTCAGCGGCGCGATATTGAGGAAGGCTTCGGCTTTCTGCGCCAGCGCCGGCAGCACCGGCTTCAGGTACAGCGCCAGCAGGCGGAACAGGTTGAGCGCGGTGGAGCAGACCGCCAGCACCTGCTGTTCAGCGCCATCCTGCTTGGCCAGTGACCAGGGCGCCTGGTCTTGGATGTACTGGTTGGCCTTGTCGGCCAGCGCCATGATGTCGCGGATCGCCTTGCCGAATTCGCCTTGCTCGTAGTGGTCAGCGATACGGGCTGCCGCTGCTTGCAGTTCTGCTACCAACTCTGGTTGGTGCAGGTCGGCGGTCAGGCGACCACCAAATTTATGCACAAAGTTGCCGGTGCGGCTGGCAATGTTGACCACCTTGCCGACCAGATCTGCGTTGACGCGCTGGACGAAGTCATCAAGGTTGAGATCGAAATCTTCCACGCCCTTGCTGAGTTTGGCTGCGAAGTAGTAGCGCAGGTATTCCGGGTCCAGGTGGTTCAGGTAAGTGCTGGCCTTGATGAAAGTGCCGCGCGACTTGGACATTTTGGCACCGTTGACGGTGACGAATCCGTGCACATGCAGGCGAGTGGGCATGCGGAAGCCGGCACCGTGCAGCATCGCCGGCCAGAACAGGCCGTGGAAGTTGACGATGTCCTTACCGATGAAGTGGTGCAATTCCACCTGGCTGCCAGCCGCCCAGAACTGTTCGAAGTCGAGGCCGTGCTGGTCGGCGTAGTGTTTGAAGCTGGCCATGTAGCCGATCGGCGCATCCATCCACACATAGAAGTACTTGTTTGGCCAGCCGGGGATCTGGAAGCCGAAGTAGGGCGCTTCGCGGCTGATGTCCCACGGCTGTAGCCCAGCATCGATCCACTCGCGCAGCTTGTTGGCCACGCTCTCGTGCACCGCGCCGCTGGCCAGCCAATCGCTGAGCAGTTGCTCAAAGCGTGGCAGGTCGAAGAACAGCTGGGTGTTCTGCTTCTGCACCGGCGCCGCGCCGCTGACGGTGGAGTAGGGGTCTTTCAGCTCTGACGGCAGGTAGGTGGCGCCGCACACTTCACAGTTGTCGCCGTTTTGGTTTTCCGCCTGACACTTGGGACAGGTGCCGCGCACGAACCGGTCGGCCAGAAACATGCCCTTGACCGGATCGTAGAGCTGGGAAATCTCTTTTTGCAGGATGTAGCCGGCCTGCTCCAAGCGCGTGAACACGGTTTCCGACAGCTCGCGGTTCTCGTCGCTGTGGGTGCTGTAGTAGTTGTCGTACTCGATCAAAAACCCGGCGAAATCGCGCTCGTGGTCGGCCTTCACTGCCGTGATCAACGCTTCCGGGGTGATGCCCTGTTCTTCTGCCTTGAGCATGATGGCGGCGCCATGGGCGTCGTCGGCGCACAGGTACAGACAGTGTTCGCCCCGCATCTTCTGGAACCGCACCCAAATATCCGTCTGGATATGCTCCAACATGTGACCGAGATGAATCGGACCATTGGCGTAGGGCAGGGCGCTGGTGACCAGCAAAGTACGGGGAGATTGAGCCATGAAGAGGATATTCCGACAGCAGTGGATGGGGCGCTCATGATACGCACCCGGCATGTTTTTTTCACGCCACGGGCGGTCAGCGCGCCGCGGATGCCGCGCGTTGCAGTGCGCCCAGCACCTGGTCGTGGGACACCGGCTTGCCAAGATAGTCGTCCATGCCAACTTCGCGGGCGCGCTGCACATGGGTAGAGGAAATGCGCGTGCCCAGCGCCACCAGCCACGCGCGCGGCAGGCCGTGTTGCTGCTCTGCTTCACGTCGCAGCTGCGCCAGTTGGCCGTTCTGCAGGGCGGCATGGTCGGTGTCGAGGAACACCACATCCCATTCGGCTTGGTCACTGCTGAGCAGCGCCGCCGCGTCGTCTGCTTGGCCGCACAAGGTCGCGCGCAGACCAGCGGTCTTGAGGATCGCATCCAGTACCAGCTGGTTGACCGGGTTCGGTTCCACCACCAATACCCGGCGGGTGCTGTCACGGCGTTGCGGCGCATCGCTGGCCGGCGACTCGGTGGTGCTGCGGTGCAGCAAGTGCTGCAGGCACTGGCGCAGCGCCAACGCCCGCAGCGGGGTTTCGATCACTTCGGTGCCTTCGCTGTCTGGCGGCGCCAGCTCAACGCCGGCCGGCTGCGCCAGCACCATCGCCCGCGGGCGCAGCGCCAGCGGAATATTGGCCAGCTGATCGTGGAAGCAGGGGTCGAGCAATAGCGCGTCCGGAGCCGTGCGCTGCAGCAGATCGCGGGCGTCGTCCAGCGTGGCGCATTCGCTGACCACCATGCCCCAACGGCTGGCCATCTGACTGACCGACAGCGTCAGCAGCGGGTCGGGGCTGGCCACCAACAGCGAGGCGCCGAACAGCCCTTGGCCCTGCCAGCGACCGGGCGCTTCCTGGGCGCGCACGGTGAACCAGAAGGTGGCGCCGCGTCCGGGGGCACTGTTGATGCCGAGCTCGCCGCCCATCAGTTGCACCAGTTGGCGACTGATCGGGAGCCCCAGTCCGGTGCCGTTGCCACGCCGGCGTTCGCTGGTCGGCAGTACGCTGCCGTCTTGGCCGAGCAGGCGTCGCTGTTGGCTGGTATCAAGGCCGTCGCCGGTATCGGTGATTTCCACCATGACCTGACAGCGGCCGGTAGCATCAGGCGGCTGCTGCAGGCTGACATGCAGCGACACATGGCCGCTGGCGGTCCACTTGAAGGCGTTGCTGAGCAGGTTGGTAATCACTTGCTTGAAGCGCACCGGGTCCAGCCGTAGGCGGTCCGGCACGCGGCTGTCGAGGAAGGTGTGCAGCGGCAATTGTTTGCCCGTCGCCAGCAGCGCGAATTGGCTAACACACTCATCTAGCAAGCTTTCCATCGACACTTCCATCTCTTCCAGCCCGAGCTGGCCGGTTTCGATTTGCGAGTAGTCGAGGATGTCGTTCAGCACCGTGACCAGTGATTGCAGCGAGTGTTCGATGCTGTGCAAGTATTGCCGCTGACTCTCGCTGGGATCACTGCGGCGCAGCAGCTCGGTCATGCGCAGTGCACCGTTGACCGGGGTGCGCACCTGGTGGGTCATGGTGGCGAGGAATTCGCTTTTGGCCTGGTTCAGAGAACTCGCCTGCAGTGCTTCGCGGCGGGCGCTTTCCTGCGCGGCTTGGGATTTAGCGCGTTGGGTTTCCAACCGCCGGATGCGGCCGGCCAACACCGGTGCCATCAGCAGCAAGTTACTGACCAGCGCCAGCTCCAGCAGATAACGGCTGGCGCCGCTATCCGGCAACACCCCGCCCATGCGCAGTGCCAACACCGTGGTGCCCAGCGCCGGCGCCAGCCACGCCAGCGTCAGCACCGCGCCATCGGCCAATCCGCGCCGCGCCGCCACCAGCAGACACAGCAGCGCCACCAGATTGAACAGCAGCAGCAGCGCAAATTGCAGCGGCAGCACCCAGCGCAGCGGCAGGAACAGCGCCGCCAGTAGCAGCATGACACCGCTGCCGCACAGCAGCGCGAGGCCGCGTTGGCCGGCCGGCCACAGGCGCCGCAGGTCGAGGAAGTGCGGCAAGAACAGCGTCGGTAGCATCACCAACAGCGGCAGCAGCGTCACCAGCAACCACAGGCTCAGCTGCGGCACCTGCGGCCACAGCCATTGTTGCGGATAGCCTTGCAAGACCGCCACCAGCGTGCCGGCGGCCAGCGTCCACAGGCTGTAGTAGAGATAGCTGCGCTCCCGCAGCGCCCAACCCAGCACCGCGTTGTAGAGGCCCAGCAACAGCACCGCACCAAGCAGCAGGCTGTGCAGCAACAGTGTGCGCTGGCGGCCGGGGTCGGCCACGCCGCGCGGATGCAGTGACAGCGGCAGCGCCAGGCCGGCTTCGCTGTCTGCGCGCAGCAGCAGTTGTACGGTGGCCGGCTGCGCCGGGATCAGAAAGCTCGGTAGCCCGGCGCCGGGATGGGCGAGCCCGGCCTGCTGGTGGGCAAGCTGCCGTCCGCTAGCGTCGCGCAGGTAGAGGTCCAGGTGCTGCAGCAGGGCGTTGTCCACTTTCAGGGTCAGCGCTTGCGGCGGGCTGCGGGTCAGTGTCAGTTGCAGCCAGCACTGCTGGTCGGTGAAGCCGGCATTAAGCCCACTGCGGGGCAGTGGCTGCCAGTGGGTGTCATCGTATTGGCTGAGCAGGGTGTCTGGGGCG is a window of Alcanivorax sp. REN37 DNA encoding:
- the ahpC gene encoding alkyl hydroperoxide reductase subunit C — its product is MINTEVKPFKASAFKDGKFIDVSDADIKGQWSVFFFYPADFTFVCPTELGDVADHYEEFQKLGVEIYSVSTDTHFTHKAWHDASDTIAKIKYTMIGDPTGLVTRNFEVMREDQGLANRGTFIVDPDGIIQAVEITAEGIGRDASDLLRKVKAAQYVRNHPGEVCPAKWKEGEATLAPSLDLVGKI
- a CDS encoding patatin-like phospholipase family protein, which produces MASALRVIAGAKARAHIEQNGLRAEDIRVMVGASGGPKWLSMARLDEFLFGEFFADRQTPLHLIGSSAGAWRFSCFAQRDPAAASRRFAEGYQHICYAPGMSFDDITRHTHGLLDVVLPDAEAVAAVINNPVIKLNLIACRAKGLNASLNRAAQMAGLLMTATANAVSRRSLGAFYERTLFEAPGASAPFRQLHDLPTQVVALNEDNLRPAVLASGAIPLVLAGIADIPGATPGLYYDGGITDYHFDIPFCDDGLVLYPHFYSQVVPGWFDKSLRWRKPNPRHYDNVVMLCPSAQWVASLPQGRIPDRRDFSRLSDAQRIREWGEIMARSEQLVEDLQRLLDGDLSALIA
- the metG gene encoding methionine--tRNA ligase, with the translated sequence MAQSPRTLLVTSALPYANGPIHLGHMLEHIQTDIWVRFQKMRGEHCLYLCADDAHGAAIMLKAEEQGITPEALITAVKADHERDFAGFLIEYDNYYSTHSDENRELSETVFTRLEQAGYILQKEISQLYDPVKGMFLADRFVRGTCPKCQAENQNGDNCEVCGATYLPSELKDPYSTVSGAAPVQKQNTQLFFDLPRFEQLLSDWLASGAVHESVANKLREWIDAGLQPWDISREAPYFGFQIPGWPNKYFYVWMDAPIGYMASFKHYADQHGLDFEQFWAAGSQVELHHFIGKDIVNFHGLFWPAMLHGAGFRMPTRLHVHGFVTVNGAKMSKSRGTFIKASTYLNHLDPEYLRYYFAAKLSKGVEDFDLNLDDFVQRVNADLVGKVVNIASRTGNFVHKFGGRLTADLHQPELVAELQAAAARIADHYEQGEFGKAIRDIMALADKANQYIQDQAPWSLAKQDGAEQQVLAVCSTALNLFRLLALYLKPVLPALAQKAEAFLNIAPLTWADANTLLGDHAIERFSNMMARIDSKQIDALLAASREDVPEAAAAAEQAPKSAQPDTDEADQHISIDDFLKVQLRVARIVNAEAVEGADKLLRLTLDVGEPHTRNVFAGIKAKYAPEDLVGRLTVMVANLAPRKMKFGLSEGMVLAAGPGGSDLFLLSPDDGAQPGMEVR
- a CDS encoding 7TM diverse intracellular signaling domain-containing protein, whose translation is MTTRGSLCRHLARLMLWLVIACTGLAARADLPLPLSVDSAVSPAALHAAARQLCLPAGAALAPDTLLSQYDDTHWQPLPRSGLNAGFTDQQCWLQLTLTRSPPQALTLKVDNALLQHLDLYLRDASGRQLAHQQAGLAHPGAGLPSFLIPAQPATVQLLLRADSEAGLALPLSLHPRGVADPGRQRTLLLHSLLLGAVLLLGLYNAVLGWALRERSYLYYSLWTLAAGTLVAVLQGYPQQWLWPQVPQLSLWLLVTLLPLLVMLPTLFLPHFLDLRRLWPAGQRGLALLCGSGVMLLLAALFLPLRWVLPLQFALLLLFNLVALLCLLVAARRGLADGAVLTLAWLAPALGTTVLALRMGGVLPDSGASRYLLELALVSNLLLMAPVLAGRIRRLETQRAKSQAAQESARREALQASSLNQAKSEFLATMTHQVRTPVNGALRMTELLRRSDPSESQRQYLHSIEHSLQSLVTVLNDILDYSQIETGQLGLEEMEVSMESLLDECVSQFALLATGKQLPLHTFLDSRVPDRLRLDPVRFKQVITNLLSNAFKWTASGHVSLHVSLQQPPDATGRCQVMVEITDTGDGLDTSQQRRLLGQDGSVLPTSERRRGNGTGLGLPISRQLVQLMGGELGINSAPGRGATFWFTVRAQEAPGRWQGQGLFGASLLVASPDPLLTLSVSQMASRWGMVVSECATLDDARDLLQRTAPDALLLDPCFHDQLANIPLALRPRAMVLAQPAGVELAPPDSEGTEVIETPLRALALRQCLQHLLHRSTTESPASDAPQRRDSTRRVLVVEPNPVNQLVLDAILKTAGLRATLCGQADDAAALLSSDQAEWDVVFLDTDHAALQNGQLAQLRREAEQQHGLPRAWLVALGTRISSTHVQRAREVGMDDYLGKPVSHDQVLGALQRAASAAR